In a single window of the Elaeis guineensis isolate ETL-2024a chromosome 4, EG11, whole genome shotgun sequence genome:
- the LOC105043945 gene encoding homeobox-leucine zipper protein ROC3 isoform X1 produces MYGDCQVLSSMVGGGGGANVVSPDSLFSSPIQNPSFSFMSNMPFHSFSAIVPKEEGMMVMGRGGGKEEEMESGSGSGHVDGISCGEEQDNEQQQQQQPPAKKKRYHRHTSRQIQAMEALFKECPHPDDKQRLKLSQELGLKPRQVKFWFQNRRTQMKAQQDRQDNVLLRAENESLKNENFRLQAAIRNVVCPSCGGPAILGEMSFDEQHLRIENARLKEELERLSCITSRYGSRPVQPLGPTPLILPSLDLDMGIYSRHFNEPPIVSCSDIIPVPPISDGHQPFSGMLIMDQDKPLVLDLTMTAADHLLRMCHTNEPLWVRNGSVAKEVLDLEEYSRMFHWPMDLKQLQNGDFRAEATRDSALVIMNSITLVDAFLDANKWMELFPSIVSTARTVQIITAGISGHGNGSLHLMQAELHFPSPLVPTREAYFFRYCQQNSEEGTWVIVDFPVDGFNDSLDMPFPRYRRRPSGCVIQDMPNGYSKVIWVEHAEVEDKPLHRIFNQFVSSGMAFGATRWVSILQRQCERLASLMARNISDLGVIPSPEARKNMMKLSQRMIRTFCANISAAGVQSWTALSDSSDDTTRVTTRKNTEPGQPNGVILTAVSTTWIPFSHQQVFDLLTDEQRRSQLDVLSNGNSYHEVAHIANGSHPRNCVSLLRINAASNSSQNVELLLQESSTHPSGGSLVVYATIDVDAVQVAMSGEDPSFIPLLPTGFVISPPGPSTTGVTNATAPTAEAGASGDGSATGCLLTVGMQVLASAVPSAKLNLSSVTAINNHLCNAVHQITAALGAGAKAETVIASLEQ; encoded by the exons ATGTATGGAGATTGCCAGGTGCTGTCTTCGATGGTGGGAGGAGGCGGCGGAGCAAACGTTGTCTCCCCCGATTCGCTCTTCTCATCGCCGATCCAAAACCCTAGCTTCAGTTTCATGAGCAACATGCCCTTCCACTCCTTCTCCGCCATAGTCCCG AAGGAGGAGGGGATGATGGTAATGGGAAGAGGTGGGGGGAAGGAAGAGGAGATGGAAAGCGGGTCGGGTAGCGGACACGTGGACGGAATAAGCTGCGGCGAGGAGCAAGATAatgagcagcagcagcagcagcaaccgccggCGAAGAAGAAGCGGTACCACCGTCACACCTCTCGCCAGATTCAAGCCATGGAAGC GTTATTCAAGGAATGTCCGCACCCAGACGATAAGCAGCGGCTGAAACTAAGCCAGGAACTTGGCCTTAAACCGCGCCAAGTGAAATTCTGGTTCCAAAACCGCCGGACCCAAATGAAG GCGCAACAAGATCGGCAGGACAACGTGCTGCTCCGGGCCGAGAACGAGAGCCTAAAAAACGAGAATTTTCGTCTCCAGGCGGCGATCCGGAACGTCGTCTGCCCCAGCTGCGGCGGCCCGGCCATCCTCGGCGAGATGTCCTTCGACGAGCAGCACCTCCGGATCGAGAATGCCCGCCTCAAGGAGGAG CTGGAGCGTTTATCTTGCATCACATCACGATATGGTAGCCGGCCGGTGCAGCCACTGGGGCCGACGCCGCTCATTCTTCCGTCTCTAGACCTTGACATGGGCATATACTCGAGGCACTTCAACGAGCCCCCCATTGTGAGTTGCAGTGACATAATCCCTGTGCCTCCGATCTCCGATGGCCACCAGCCATTCTCTGGCATGCTCATCATGGACCAGGACAAGCCATTGGTGCTCGATCTAACAATGACTGCTGCGGACCACCTCCTTAGAATGTGCCACACCAACGAGCCGCTCTGGGTTCGAAATGGCAGCGTTGCTAAAGAGGTCCTCGACTTGGAAGAATACTCGAGGATGTTTCATTGGCCGATGGATTTGAAGCAACTCCAGAATGGAGATTTTAGGGCTGAAGCTACCCGGGATTCTGCATTAGTGATAATGAATAGCATTACATTGGTGGATGCCTTCTTAGATGCT AACAAATGGATGGAACTATTTCCTTCGATTGTTTCTACGGCCAGAACTGTTCAGATTATAACTGCCGGAATCTCTGGCCATGGCAATGGATCCCTTCATCTG ATGCAAGCAGAGCTGCACTTCCCTTCTCCCTTGGTGCCTACACGTGAGGCATACTTCTTCCGATATTGCCAACAGAATTCAGAGGAGGGGACGTGGGTGATTGTTGATTTCCCTGTTGATGGCTTCAATGATAGCCTTGATATGCCATTCCCTCGGTACAGGAGACGGCCCTCTGGCTGTGTCATTCAAGATATGCCCAATGGGTACTCTAAG GTCATATGGGTAGAACATGCAGAGGTGGAGGACAAGCCACTGCATCGGATCTTTAATCAATTTGTTAGCAGTGGGATGGCCTTCGGAGCAACACGCTGGGTCTCAATCTTGCAACGACAATGTGAGCGGCTTGCAAGCCTCATGGCAAGAAATATCTCTGACCTTGGAG TTATTCCCTCCCCAGAGGCAAGAAAGAATATGATGAAGCTATCACAAAGAATGATAAGAACCTTCTGTGCTAACATCAGTGCCGCTGGAGTACAATCTTGGACAGCGTTGTCTGATTCTTCTGATGACACAACTAGGGTAACCACTAGAAAGAATACAGAACCAGGCCAGCCAAATGGCGTAATTCTTACTGCAGTTTCCACAACATGGATTCCATTTTCTCATCAGCAAGTCTTTGATCTTTTGACAGATGAGCAGCGTAGATCTCAG CTTGACGTTCTTTCCAATGGAAACTCGTACCATGAGGTGGCTCACATCGCAAATGGTTCTCATCCAAGAAATTGTGTTTCTCTTCTGCGCATAAAT GCTGCAAGTAACTCATCCCAGAACGTGGAGCTCCTGCTGCAAGAGAGCAGCACCCATCCTTCCGGCGGCAGCCTCGTCGTGTATGCTACCATCGATGTCGATGCCGTCCAAGTTGCAATGAGTGGCGAAGATCCATCCTTCATCCCCCTCCTCCCTACCGGCTTTGTCATCTCACCTCCCGGCCCATCGACCACCGGCGTCACCAATGCAACCGCTCCTACCGCTGAAGCCGGTGCCTCCGGCGATGGGTCCGCCACCGGTTGTCTCCTTACAGTCGGCATGCAGGTGCTGGCGAGCGCGGTGCCGTCCGCGAAGCTTAACTTGTCGAGCGTCACCGCCATCAACAACCACCTCTGTAACGCCGTGCACCAGATCACCGCCGCTCTCGGCGCCGGGGCCAAGGCCGAGACGGTCATCGCCTCGCTGGAACAGTAG
- the LOC105043945 gene encoding homeobox-leucine zipper protein ROC3 isoform X2 produces the protein MYGDCQVLSSMVGGGGGANVVSPDSLFSSPIQNPSFSFMSNMPFHSFSAIVPKEEGMMVMGRGGGKEEEMESGSGSGHVDGISCGEEQDNEQQQQQQPPAKKKRYHRHTSRQIQAMEALFKECPHPDDKQRLKLSQELGLKPRQVKFWFQNRRTQMKAQQDRQDNVLLRAENESLKNENFRLQAAIRNVVCPSCGGPAILGEMSFDEQHLRIENARLKEELERLSCITSRYGSRPVQPLGPTPLILPSLDLDMGIYSRHFNEPPIVSCSDIIPVPPISDGHQPFSGMLIMDQDKPLVLDLTMTAADHLLRMCHTNEPLWVRNGSVAKEVLDLEEYSRMFHWPMDLKQLQNGDFRAEATRDSALVIMNSITLVDAFLDANKWMELFPSIVSTARTVQIITAGISGHGNGSLHLMQAELHFPSPLVPTREAYFFRYCQQNSEEGTWVIVDFPVDGFNDSLDMPFPRYRRRPSGCVIQDMPNGYSKVIWVEHAEVEDKPLHRIFNQFVSSGMAFGATRWVSILQRQCERLASLMARNISDLGVIPSPEARKNMMKLSQRMIRTFCANISAAGVQSWTALSDSSDDTTRVTTRKNTEPGQPNGVILTAVSTTWIPFSHQQVFDLLTDEQRRSQLDVLSNGNSYHEVAHIANGSHPRNCVSLLRINAASNSSCNLNLMIS, from the exons ATGTATGGAGATTGCCAGGTGCTGTCTTCGATGGTGGGAGGAGGCGGCGGAGCAAACGTTGTCTCCCCCGATTCGCTCTTCTCATCGCCGATCCAAAACCCTAGCTTCAGTTTCATGAGCAACATGCCCTTCCACTCCTTCTCCGCCATAGTCCCG AAGGAGGAGGGGATGATGGTAATGGGAAGAGGTGGGGGGAAGGAAGAGGAGATGGAAAGCGGGTCGGGTAGCGGACACGTGGACGGAATAAGCTGCGGCGAGGAGCAAGATAatgagcagcagcagcagcagcaaccgccggCGAAGAAGAAGCGGTACCACCGTCACACCTCTCGCCAGATTCAAGCCATGGAAGC GTTATTCAAGGAATGTCCGCACCCAGACGATAAGCAGCGGCTGAAACTAAGCCAGGAACTTGGCCTTAAACCGCGCCAAGTGAAATTCTGGTTCCAAAACCGCCGGACCCAAATGAAG GCGCAACAAGATCGGCAGGACAACGTGCTGCTCCGGGCCGAGAACGAGAGCCTAAAAAACGAGAATTTTCGTCTCCAGGCGGCGATCCGGAACGTCGTCTGCCCCAGCTGCGGCGGCCCGGCCATCCTCGGCGAGATGTCCTTCGACGAGCAGCACCTCCGGATCGAGAATGCCCGCCTCAAGGAGGAG CTGGAGCGTTTATCTTGCATCACATCACGATATGGTAGCCGGCCGGTGCAGCCACTGGGGCCGACGCCGCTCATTCTTCCGTCTCTAGACCTTGACATGGGCATATACTCGAGGCACTTCAACGAGCCCCCCATTGTGAGTTGCAGTGACATAATCCCTGTGCCTCCGATCTCCGATGGCCACCAGCCATTCTCTGGCATGCTCATCATGGACCAGGACAAGCCATTGGTGCTCGATCTAACAATGACTGCTGCGGACCACCTCCTTAGAATGTGCCACACCAACGAGCCGCTCTGGGTTCGAAATGGCAGCGTTGCTAAAGAGGTCCTCGACTTGGAAGAATACTCGAGGATGTTTCATTGGCCGATGGATTTGAAGCAACTCCAGAATGGAGATTTTAGGGCTGAAGCTACCCGGGATTCTGCATTAGTGATAATGAATAGCATTACATTGGTGGATGCCTTCTTAGATGCT AACAAATGGATGGAACTATTTCCTTCGATTGTTTCTACGGCCAGAACTGTTCAGATTATAACTGCCGGAATCTCTGGCCATGGCAATGGATCCCTTCATCTG ATGCAAGCAGAGCTGCACTTCCCTTCTCCCTTGGTGCCTACACGTGAGGCATACTTCTTCCGATATTGCCAACAGAATTCAGAGGAGGGGACGTGGGTGATTGTTGATTTCCCTGTTGATGGCTTCAATGATAGCCTTGATATGCCATTCCCTCGGTACAGGAGACGGCCCTCTGGCTGTGTCATTCAAGATATGCCCAATGGGTACTCTAAG GTCATATGGGTAGAACATGCAGAGGTGGAGGACAAGCCACTGCATCGGATCTTTAATCAATTTGTTAGCAGTGGGATGGCCTTCGGAGCAACACGCTGGGTCTCAATCTTGCAACGACAATGTGAGCGGCTTGCAAGCCTCATGGCAAGAAATATCTCTGACCTTGGAG TTATTCCCTCCCCAGAGGCAAGAAAGAATATGATGAAGCTATCACAAAGAATGATAAGAACCTTCTGTGCTAACATCAGTGCCGCTGGAGTACAATCTTGGACAGCGTTGTCTGATTCTTCTGATGACACAACTAGGGTAACCACTAGAAAGAATACAGAACCAGGCCAGCCAAATGGCGTAATTCTTACTGCAGTTTCCACAACATGGATTCCATTTTCTCATCAGCAAGTCTTTGATCTTTTGACAGATGAGCAGCGTAGATCTCAG CTTGACGTTCTTTCCAATGGAAACTCGTACCATGAGGTGGCTCACATCGCAAATGGTTCTCATCCAAGAAATTGTGTTTCTCTTCTGCGCATAAAT GCTGCAAGTAACTCATCTTGTAATTTAAACCTTATGATTTCCTAA
- the LOC140857127 gene encoding oligopeptide transporter 4-like, whose amino-acid sequence MQSMDVEKIPAGGVEKIPGRGVEDEEDSPIEQVRLTVLTTDDPTLPVWTFRMWFIGILACSLMSFLNQFFSYRTEPLIIGQITIQVASLPVGRFMARVLPETKFRLPGFGDREFSLNPGPFNMKEHVLISIFANAGCAFGNGSAYAVMIVDIIRAFYKRSVSFIASWILIITTQVLGYGWAGLMRKYVVEPAHMWWPGTLVQVSLFRALHEKEDRRTSKAKFFVIALGCSFAWYAVPGYLFPTLTSMSWICWVFSKSVTAQQLGSGLRGLGIGAFTLDWSAVSSFLFSPLVSPFFAIVNVFVGYVIIVYIVTPVCYWGLDLYHAKRFPLFSSHLFTSAGQPYDVTAIVNNRFEIDMEAYEKQGRINLSVFFAVSYGLGFATIAATVTHVAFFYGREIYDRFRASYKEKPDIHTKLMRSYEDIPGWWFHVLLIVTVVVSLILCTVLKDQVQLPWWALLFACGMAFVFTLPTSIISATTNQTPGLNIITEYVMGLIQPGKPIANVCFKVYGYMSMAQAISFLSDFKLGHYMKIPPRSMFIVQFIGTIIAGTINLGVAWWLLGSIKNICDDQLLSPNSPWTCPSDRVFFDASVIWGLVGPRRIFGPLGNYGALNWFFLGGALGPIIVWTFHKFFPAQTWIPLINLPVLLGATASMPPATAVNYNSWIVVGTVFNFFVYRYRKKWWERYNYILSAALDAGVAFMGVFLYFTLNLENVTLDWWGTAGEHCELATCPTAKGVQVDGCPVF is encoded by the exons ATGCAGTCGATGGACGTGGAGAAGATCCCCGCCGGCGGCGTGGAGAAGATCCCCGGCCGCGGCGTGGAGGATGAGGAGGACTCGCCGATCGAGCAGGTGCGGCTGACGGTGTTGACGACGGACGACCCGACGCTCCCGGTGTGGACGTTCCGGATGTGGTTCATCGGGATCCTGGCGTGCTCGCTGATGTCGTTCTTGAACCAGTTCTTCTCCTACCGGACGGAGCCGCTCATCATCGGCCAGATCACGATCCAGGTGGCGTCGCTGCCGGTGGGGCGTTTCATGGCGAGGGTGCTGCCGGAGACGAAGTTCCGGCTGCCGGGATTCGGGGATCGGGAGTTCAGTCTGAACCCGGGGCCCTTCAACATGAAGGAGCACGTGCTGATCTCGATCTTTGCGAACGCCGGCTGCGCGTTCGGCAACGGGTCGGCGTACGCCGTCATGATCGTGGATATCATCAGGGCCTTCTATAAGAGGAGCGTCTCCTTCATCGCCAGCTGGATTCTCATCATCACTACTCAG GTGTTAGGGTACGGGTGGGCAGGCCTGATGAGGAAGTACGTGGTGGAGCCCGCGCACATGTGGTGGCCGGGCACCCTCGTACAAGTCTCTCTCTTCCG GGCGCTGCATGAGAAGGAAGATCGCCGCACGTCAAAAGCCAAGTTTTTCGTCATCGCACTCGGCTGCAGCTTCGCATGGTATGCGGTTCCAGGGTATTTGTTTCCGACCCTCACGAGCATGTCATGGATCTGCTGGGTGTTCTCCAAGTCTGTCACGGCCCAGCAGCTTGGGTCCGGCCTGAGGGGACTGGGCATCGGCGCCTTCACCCTCGACTGGTCGGCGGTTTCCTCTTTCCTGTTCAGCCCACTGGTTTCCCCCTTCTTTGCCATTGTCAACGTATTTGTCGGCTATGTCATCATCGTCTACATAGTGACCCCGGTGTGTTATTGGGGTCTGGACTTGTACCACGCCAAGAGATTCCCCCTCTTCTCCTCACATTTATTCACCTCAGCCGGCCAACCTTATGATGTCACTGCCATTGTGAATAACCGGTTTGAAATTGACATGGAGGCGTATGAGAAGCAGGGGAGGATCAATCTAAGTGTTTTCTTTGCCGTGTCTTATGGTCTTGGATTTGCTACCATTGCTGCTACAGTTACACACGTGGCCTTTTTCTATGGAAG GGAGATTTATGATCGGTTTCGTGCTTCATATAAAGAAAAACCTGACATTCACACCAAGTTAATGAGGAGTTACGAGGATATACCTGGTTGGTGGTTCCACGTCCTGCTGATAGTGACGGTGGTGGTTTCTCTAATCCTATGCACCGTGTTAAAGGACCAGGTTCAGCTGCCATGGTGGGCGCTCCTCTTTGCCTGCGGTATGGCCTTCGTCTTCACCCTCCCCACCAGCATCATCAGTGCAACTACAAACCAG accCCAGGTCTAAACATTATTACAGAATATGTCATGGGTCTGATTCAACCGGGGAAGCCTATTGCCAATGTGTGCTTCAAAGTTTATGGGTATATGAGCATGGCTCAAGCAATCTCTTTCCTCTCTGATTTTAAGCTCGGCCATTACATGAAGATTCCACCCAGATCCATGTTCATAGTTCAG TTTATTGGAACCATCATCGCTGGAACAATCAATCTTGGTGTCGCATGGTGGTTGCTAGGGTCCATCAAGAACATATGCGACGATCAACTCCTTTCACCAAACAGCCCTTGGACGTGCCCGAGCGATAGGGTCTTCTTTGACGCTTCGGTGATCTGGGGTCTGGTTGGACCCAGGCGTATCTTTGGCCCACTGGGCAACTATGGAGCGCTAAATTGGTTCTTCCTCGGTGGAGCTCTAGGTCCCATTATCGTGTGGACCTTTCACAAGTTTTTCCCAGCCCAAACTTGGATCCCCTTGATCAACCTTCCAGTCTTGCTTGGGGCCACAGCTTCCATGCCTCCAGCCACAGCAGTGAACTACAATTCTTGGATTGTGGTTGGAACTGTGTTCAACTTCTTCGTCTATCGGTATCGAAAGAAGTGGTGGGAGAGGTATAATTACATTCTCTCTGCTGCACTGGATGCTGGCGTTGCATTCATGGGGGTGTTCTTGTACTTCACATTGAACCTGGAGAACGTAACTCTTGACTGGTGGGGAACTGCCGGGGAGCACTGTGAGCTTGCAACTTGTCCCACGGCGAAAGGGGTGCAAGTAGATGGCTGTCCTGTCTTCTAA